One part of the Nostoc sp. PCC 7120 = FACHB-418 genome encodes these proteins:
- a CDS encoding amidohydrolase family protein — MAEPPVLDKIIKNVRVVRPHNDAVELLDIGIKDGKFAQIAPNITPDTGQEIFDAKNLLGFPGVVDAHMHIGIYQPLDKDAVTESKAAAMGGVTTSLNYIRTGQYYLNKGGSYRDFFPEVLALSAGNFFVDYSYHVAPIASQHIDEIPLLFEEHGVTSFKIFMFYGGYGLHGLSDQQNLFLMINKEERYDFAHFEFIMRGVTRLMAEYPEARDYISLSLHCEVAEILNAYTKIVENDSSLSGLHAYSAARPPHSEGLAISIAAYLAHETNCANINLLHLSSRKAMEAALIMQTAFPHINFRREVTVGHLLLDVDTPNGTWAKVNPPIRPRADVEYLWQAVLNHQVDWIVSDHACCSAEQKRSAKDPNNIWLAKSGFGGTEYLLSGVVSEGSKRGMSYNHMAKLLSWNPSRRFGLLTKGDIAIGYDADLVLVDPNESFVVRAAESESQQGYTPFEGMELTGRVKSTFLRGSLIYHNGQVLGSPNGRYVRRSLGG, encoded by the coding sequence GTGGCTGAACCTCCAGTATTAGATAAAATTATCAAAAATGTGCGGGTAGTTCGTCCCCATAATGATGCTGTTGAACTACTTGACATAGGCATTAAGGATGGGAAATTTGCTCAGATTGCTCCTAATATTACTCCAGACACAGGTCAAGAAATTTTTGATGCCAAAAACTTGTTAGGCTTTCCTGGGGTTGTAGATGCCCATATGCACATCGGTATCTATCAACCCCTCGATAAAGATGCGGTAACAGAAAGCAAAGCAGCCGCAATGGGAGGAGTAACAACCAGTCTCAACTATATTCGTACAGGACAGTATTATCTAAATAAAGGTGGTTCCTACCGAGATTTTTTTCCCGAAGTTTTGGCATTATCAGCAGGTAATTTTTTTGTAGATTATAGCTATCACGTTGCACCTATCGCTAGTCAGCATATCGACGAAATACCCTTACTTTTCGAGGAACATGGGGTAACTTCCTTTAAAATATTCATGTTTTATGGTGGTTATGGTTTGCATGGTTTATCAGACCAGCAAAACCTATTTTTGATGATAAATAAAGAGGAACGCTACGACTTTGCTCATTTTGAATTTATCATGCGTGGTGTAACTCGCTTGATGGCAGAATATCCAGAAGCGCGAGATTATATCAGCTTGAGTTTGCATTGCGAAGTTGCAGAAATTCTCAATGCTTATACCAAAATAGTAGAAAATGATTCTAGCCTAAGTGGACTGCACGCCTATAGTGCAGCACGTCCTCCCCATTCCGAAGGGTTAGCAATTTCCATCGCTGCTTATTTGGCACACGAAACTAACTGTGCAAACATCAATTTATTACATTTGAGTTCACGTAAAGCAATGGAAGCAGCTTTGATTATGCAAACTGCTTTCCCTCATATCAACTTTCGGCGAGAAGTTACGGTTGGGCATTTATTATTAGATGTTGATACACCCAATGGTACTTGGGCAAAGGTCAACCCGCCTATTCGTCCCCGCGCCGATGTGGAATATCTATGGCAAGCTGTACTTAATCATCAAGTAGATTGGATAGTGAGTGACCATGCTTGCTGTTCTGCGGAACAAAAACGCAGTGCGAAAGACCCGAATAATATTTGGTTAGCTAAGTCTGGTTTTGGTGGGACGGAATATTTGCTTTCGGGTGTGGTGAGTGAAGGTAGCAAACGGGGAATGTCTTATAATCACATGGCTAAGTTGCTGTCTTGGAACCCATCGCGGCGTTTTGGATTGTTAACAAAGGGGGATATTGCTATTGGTTACGATGCTGATTTGGTGTTAGTAGACCCAAATGAAAGCTTTGTTGTACGTGCGGCTGAGTCGGAGTCACAACAGGGTTACACGCCTTTTGAGGGGATGGAGTTAACGGGACGGGTAAAGAGTACGTTTTTGCGGGGAAGTTTGATTTATCACAATGGACAAGTTTTAGGTTCGCCGAATGGGCGTTATGTGCGGAGGAGTTTGGGGGGATAA
- a CDS encoding ABC transporter permease: MTITKRILPKWGSFVKKPNLSQKLMLVGLAITLFFIFLAFFAPVFQSWGWLQNPREFLANTPQEAPSAKHWFGTTLLGHDVFSRTLFGAQAALQVVILATALSMIVGVPLGMLSGYLGGRLDKALLFLMDSIYTLPGLLLSVTLAFVVGRGILNAAIAISIAYIPQYYRVVRNHTVSVKTEVFIEAAQAMGASTWIVLSRYLFFNVIQSVPVLFTLNAADAILVLGGLGFLGLGLPEEVPEWGLDLKQALEALPTGIWWTTLFPGLAMTFMVVGLSLLGEGLNEFVNPRLRGENRK, from the coding sequence ATGACCATCACTAAACGTATACTGCCAAAATGGGGATCTTTTGTCAAAAAGCCCAACCTTTCCCAAAAATTAATGCTGGTTGGGTTAGCTATCACTCTATTTTTCATCTTCTTGGCATTCTTCGCGCCTGTATTCCAAAGTTGGGGATGGCTACAAAACCCCAGAGAGTTTCTGGCTAACACACCTCAAGAAGCACCATCAGCCAAACATTGGTTCGGCACGACTCTTTTAGGACATGATGTTTTCTCTCGGACATTATTTGGCGCACAAGCAGCGTTGCAAGTGGTAATTTTAGCCACGGCGCTGAGTATGATAGTTGGCGTGCCATTGGGAATGCTGAGTGGCTACCTTGGCGGTAGGTTAGATAAGGCATTACTGTTTCTCATGGACAGTATCTACACCTTACCAGGACTGCTATTGTCGGTAACACTGGCGTTTGTAGTAGGCAGAGGAATCTTAAATGCAGCGATCGCTATTAGTATCGCATACATTCCCCAATACTACCGCGTTGTGCGTAACCACACCGTCAGCGTCAAAACTGAAGTATTCATCGAAGCAGCTCAAGCAATGGGGGCTTCTACTTGGATTGTGCTTTCTCGATATCTGTTTTTCAACGTCATTCAAAGCGTACCCGTACTTTTTACCCTTAACGCCGCCGATGCAATTTTGGTACTAGGCGGTTTGGGTTTTTTAGGGCTAGGATTACCGGAAGAAGTACCAGAATGGGGACTTGATTTAAAACAAGCTCTAGAAGCATTACCAACTGGGATTTGGTGGACTACACTATTTCCCGGTTTAGCAATGACATTTATGGTAGTAGGGTTATCACTACTAGGAGAGGGGTTAAATGAATTTGTCAATCCTCGATTACGAGGAGAAAATCGGAAATAG
- the hisS gene encoding histidine--tRNA ligase, translated as MAKNDKINFSTPSGFPEFLPSEKRLELYLLDTIRRVYESYGFTPIETPAVERLEVLQAKGNQGDNIIYGLEPILPPNRQAEKDKSGDTGSEARALKFDQTVPLAAYIARHLNDLTFPFARYQMDVVFRGERAKDGRFRQFRQCDIDVVGREKLSLLYDAQMPAIITEIFEAVNIGDFVIRINNRKVLTGFFQSLNISETQIKSCISIIDNLEKIGEAKVKLELEKEGINPEQTQKIIDFVKIDGSVDDVLDKLKHLSQTLPESEQFNLGVSELETVITGVRNLGVPDKRFCIDLAIARGLNYYTGTVYETTLIGHEALGSICSGGRYEELVGTFIGEKMPGVGISIGLTRLISRLLKAGILNTLPPTPAQVVVVNMQDELMPTYLKVSQQLRQAGLNVITNFEKRQLGKQFQAADKQGIRFCVIIGADEAAAQKSSLKDLQSGEQVEVALADLAEEIKRRLT; from the coding sequence ATGGCAAAAAACGACAAAATTAACTTCTCAACTCCTAGCGGCTTTCCCGAATTTCTGCCCAGCGAAAAGCGCTTAGAATTATATTTACTAGATACCATCCGTAGAGTTTATGAAAGCTATGGATTTACACCTATTGAAACTCCCGCAGTTGAACGCTTGGAAGTACTACAAGCCAAAGGTAATCAAGGGGACAATATTATTTATGGTCTTGAGCCAATTCTCCCACCAAATCGCCAAGCAGAAAAAGATAAATCAGGAGACACGGGTTCAGAAGCCAGAGCTTTAAAATTTGACCAAACTGTGCCTTTAGCCGCTTATATTGCTCGTCATTTAAATGATTTAACTTTCCCTTTTGCTCGTTATCAAATGGACGTGGTTTTTCGCGGGGAACGGGCTAAGGATGGGAGATTTCGTCAATTTCGCCAGTGTGATATCGATGTAGTTGGACGAGAAAAACTCAGTTTGCTTTATGATGCTCAAATGCCAGCAATTATCACCGAAATATTTGAGGCAGTTAATATTGGTGATTTTGTAATTCGTATCAATAATCGGAAAGTTTTAACAGGATTTTTCCAATCTTTAAATATATCAGAAACTCAAATTAAATCTTGTATTAGCATTATCGATAATCTCGAAAAAATCGGTGAAGCTAAAGTTAAATTAGAGTTAGAGAAAGAAGGTATTAACCCAGAGCAAACACAAAAAATTATAGATTTTGTTAAAATTGATGGTAGCGTTGACGATGTATTAGATAAACTCAAACATCTTTCACAAACACTGCCAGAATCAGAGCAATTTAATTTAGGTGTCAGCGAATTAGAAACAGTAATTACAGGGGTGCGTAACCTGGGAGTGCCTGACAAACGCTTTTGTATTGATTTGGCGATCGCTCGTGGCCTAAACTACTATACAGGCACAGTTTATGAAACCACTCTCATCGGCCATGAAGCTTTAGGTAGTATCTGTTCAGGTGGCAGATACGAAGAATTAGTTGGTACATTTATCGGTGAAAAAATGCCCGGTGTGGGTATTTCTATCGGCTTAACTCGCTTAATTAGTCGCTTACTGAAAGCAGGGATTCTTAACACTTTACCACCAACACCAGCCCAGGTAGTGGTAGTAAATATGCAGGATGAACTAATGCCAACTTATCTAAAAGTATCGCAACAGTTACGGCAAGCAGGGCTGAATGTAATTACAAACTTTGAAAAACGCCAGTTAGGTAAACAATTTCAAGCAGCCGATAAACAAGGTATTAGATTTTGTGTCATCATCGGTGCTGATGAAGCCGCAGCACAAAAATCATCCCTCAAAGATTTACAATCAGGCGAACAGGTAGAAGTCGCCTTAGCAGATTTAGCTGAAGAAATTAAACGTAGGTTGACCTAA
- a CDS encoding quinone oxidoreductase family protein translates to MKRESYRKLIAKGLSQDFKSAAEIVEVPIPQVGIGQLLIENKFAGINGGFDTLVCRGDIPYFEIIPPFDLGVEAVGKVVAVGENVTGFQIGDAVVTTVRGSGYREYQVIDANLAVKVREATPEVLTLMPTGVSALVALEQVGEMTSNEVVLVTAAAGGTGHIAVQLAKLAGNHVIGTCSSEAKSKLLKALGCDRIINYRTENLDQVLKQEYPKGINLIFECVGKDVFDTCVDNLAIRGRLVSIGHISEYGKNVEPVTQARIYHQLMWKAASVRGFLTPYYQEYIPEAGDRLLNLFYNGKLQVSVDPTQFNGLESIPTAVEYLLSGHNCGKVVVKF, encoded by the coding sequence ATGAAAAGAGAAAGTTACAGGAAGTTAATCGCTAAGGGGCTTAGTCAAGATTTTAAATCTGCTGCGGAAATTGTGGAAGTTCCTATTCCGCAAGTTGGTATTGGTCAGCTTTTAATTGAAAATAAATTTGCGGGGATTAATGGTGGTTTTGATACTTTAGTTTGTCGTGGTGATATTCCCTATTTTGAGATAATTCCTCCTTTTGATTTGGGGGTGGAGGCGGTGGGAAAGGTTGTGGCTGTGGGTGAAAATGTTACAGGTTTTCAGATAGGTGATGCGGTTGTCACTACAGTCCGTGGTAGCGGTTATCGAGAATATCAGGTGATTGATGCAAACTTAGCGGTGAAGGTGCGGGAAGCTACGCCAGAAGTTTTAACTTTGATGCCTACTGGTGTATCAGCTTTGGTGGCGTTGGAACAAGTGGGGGAGATGACAAGTAATGAAGTGGTTTTGGTGACTGCTGCGGCTGGGGGGACTGGTCATATTGCGGTGCAGTTGGCTAAGTTAGCCGGGAATCATGTGATTGGTACTTGTAGTTCTGAGGCGAAGTCTAAGTTACTCAAAGCATTAGGATGCGATCGCATCATTAACTATCGCACAGAAAACCTGGATCAAGTCCTTAAACAAGAATACCCCAAAGGAATTAACTTAATTTTTGAGTGTGTAGGTAAAGATGTTTTTGATACCTGCGTTGATAACTTAGCCATTCGCGGACGTTTAGTCAGCATTGGTCACATTTCCGAATACGGGAAAAATGTAGAACCAGTGACTCAAGCGCGCATTTATCATCAACTGATGTGGAAAGCAGCTTCAGTCAGGGGTTTTCTCACACCGTACTATCAAGAATATATCCCGGAAGCAGGCGATCGCCTGTTAAATCTTTTTTACAATGGCAAACTCCAAGTTAGTGTTGACCCTACGCAGTTCAACGGCTTAGAATCCATTCCTACAGCAGTGGAATACCTGTTAAGTGGTCACAATTGTGGCAAAGTAGTTGTGAAGTTTTAA
- a CDS encoding aspartyl/asparaginyl beta-hydroxylase domain-containing protein has product MTSFNEYHLNPQEFSFLKPFQDNWQVIRDEFTTFMKQASPEELQFTYDVLGPKSKTIKTKGSSKYSAFGILFQGLFIEEYIQLHQIEYPDYGTELASETSLKLRNKYFPNLAKVIENANLLEDNIIRNAYFGTFHPGLDIKLHVNYNPHMNRGYLGLIVPEGDVAMKICYEQLYWHEGEFLVLDHSYPHCPHNYTNYDRTVLVVDFFKPDKSREEVIAFEQEQVAERMRDNPYSLGVFGKSDKAKEEDFIKYGLAHQLEWDKALLS; this is encoded by the coding sequence ATGACAAGTTTTAATGAATATCATCTAAATCCCCAAGAATTCTCTTTTCTTAAACCTTTTCAAGATAATTGGCAAGTGATTAGAGATGAGTTTACCACTTTCATGAAACAGGCATCTCCTGAGGAGTTGCAATTCACTTATGATGTTTTAGGGCCTAAAAGTAAAACGATAAAAACTAAAGGTAGTTCAAAATATAGTGCTTTTGGAATTTTATTCCAAGGTTTATTTATTGAAGAATATATACAGTTGCATCAAATAGAATATCCAGATTATGGGACAGAATTAGCTTCAGAAACATCATTGAAATTAAGAAATAAATATTTTCCTAATTTGGCTAAGGTAATAGAAAATGCGAATCTTCTTGAGGATAATATTATCAGAAACGCGTATTTTGGTACATTTCACCCAGGATTAGATATTAAGCTTCATGTTAACTATAACCCTCACATGAATCGTGGTTATTTAGGGTTAATTGTCCCAGAGGGTGATGTGGCGATGAAGATATGCTATGAACAGCTTTATTGGCATGAAGGGGAATTTCTGGTTTTAGATCACAGTTATCCTCATTGTCCGCATAATTACACTAATTATGATAGGACTGTTTTGGTTGTGGACTTTTTTAAACCAGATAAGTCTAGGGAGGAAGTGATTGCATTTGAACAGGAACAAGTTGCTGAACGGATGCGGGATAATCCTTATAGTTTGGGTGTTTTTGGGAAGAGTGATAAGGCGAAGGAAGAGGATTTTATTAAGTATGGTTTAGCTCATCAGTTGGAGTGGGATAAGGCTTTATTGAGTTGA
- the avd gene encoding diversity-generating retroelement protein Avd has protein sequence MKWYVPILNRLPRDHKLLLGDRIITELYNLLDAIILARYAKQKLIYLESLNSKLDILRYQTRLLLDFNLIKTERYEYAQKLLNEIGMDLGGWIKQQKNRDV, from the coding sequence ATCAAGTGGTACGTACCAATTTTAAATCGCCTCCCCAGAGATCATAAGTTATTACTAGGCGATCGGATTATTACAGAATTATACAATTTACTAGATGCTATAATCCTAGCACGGTACGCTAAACAGAAATTAATTTATTTAGAGTCCTTAAATAGTAAGTTAGATATCTTACGTTATCAAACTCGCCTACTCCTAGATTTTAACTTAATCAAAACAGAACGTTATGAGTATGCCCAAAAGCTGTTAAATGAGATTGGCATGGATTTAGGTGGCTGGATAAAACAACAAAAAAATAGAGATGTATAA
- a CDS encoding Rieske 2Fe-2S domain-containing protein: protein MTINPPQGEIKQAIFNSSMSENNQEFNWRHCWYPITFLQDFPKELPYSFSLYDEPFVLFRNQDGKLGCLPDICPHRAAKLSDGQIIDGKIECLYHGWQFGTDGQCLHIPQLPKEATIPKNACVQSFAIVERQGIVWMWAGEADAADETLIPAIPELDKPEFVTTDFMCNIPYDQNTLIENAIDPAHVPISHNGTLGNRAEALPLEMEIIAKSVQGICGRYRNVSSSLSPWININFVAPNLVMLYIPINEERGWYRGAAAYSIPLGKNQCRVLFRAFQNFSQWRLKLTPRWLEHWYRQKVLQQDMQQAAGQQKHIERLIKSPRELYLPLKTSDLFPVEYRKWLDKYGSSLPFYQGYTTCKTNYEQKIVSLSTNDRFESHTQICSSCDRAYRVTKLVKHILVSVAITLAAFAILTDDSWISSVAVVTSLLAVILVFIAQKVKTKFERSDTRH from the coding sequence ATGACTATCAATCCTCCTCAAGGTGAAATAAAACAAGCTATTTTTAACTCGTCCATGTCGGAGAACAACCAAGAGTTTAATTGGAGACACTGTTGGTATCCGATTACTTTTTTGCAAGACTTCCCGAAAGAACTTCCCTACAGTTTTTCCTTGTATGATGAACCTTTCGTTTTATTTAGAAATCAAGATGGAAAGTTGGGTTGCTTACCTGATATTTGTCCTCACCGTGCGGCTAAACTCTCCGATGGGCAAATAATCGATGGTAAAATCGAGTGTTTATATCACGGTTGGCAGTTTGGTACTGATGGTCAATGTCTGCACATCCCTCAATTACCAAAAGAGGCGACAATTCCGAAAAATGCCTGTGTTCAATCTTTTGCAATTGTAGAACGTCAAGGTATTGTCTGGATGTGGGCGGGGGAAGCAGACGCAGCTGATGAAACCTTGATTCCCGCCATACCAGAGTTAGATAAGCCGGAATTTGTCACCACAGATTTTATGTGCAATATCCCTTATGACCAAAATACTTTGATTGAAAACGCAATTGATCCGGCTCATGTTCCTATTAGTCATAATGGTACGCTAGGTAATCGTGCAGAGGCTTTACCTTTAGAAATGGAAATAATAGCTAAATCTGTCCAGGGAATTTGTGGAAGATATCGCAATGTCAGCTCATCTCTTTCACCTTGGATAAATATTAATTTTGTCGCACCTAATCTGGTAATGCTTTACATACCAATTAATGAAGAGCGCGGATGGTATCGTGGAGCAGCTGCTTATTCTATACCCTTGGGAAAAAATCAATGTCGCGTTTTATTTAGAGCGTTCCAAAATTTTTCTCAATGGCGACTTAAATTAACTCCTCGCTGGTTAGAACATTGGTATCGGCAAAAAGTTTTACAGCAAGATATGCAGCAAGCAGCAGGACAACAAAAACATATTGAACGATTAATAAAAAGTCCCAGAGAACTATACTTACCACTTAAAACATCAGATTTATTTCCTGTGGAATACCGGAAGTGGCTAGATAAATACGGCTCTTCATTACCATTTTACCAAGGGTATACTACGTGTAAGACTAATTATGAGCAGAAGATTGTTTCACTATCCACCAACGATCGCTTCGAGAGCCATACTCAAATTTGTAGTTCTTGTGATCGCGCTTATCGAGTCACAAAACTAGTAAAACATATTTTGGTCAGTGTAGCGATCACTCTCGCAGCTTTCGCTATCCTCACAGATGACTCGTGGATTTCATCTGTGGCTGTGGTAACTTCCTTATTAGCAGTAATACTGGTGTTCATAGCTCAAAAAGTAAAAACTAAGTTTGAGCGTTCTGATACCCGTCATTAG
- a CDS encoding DUF3598 family protein — protein sequence MSIREEMPVLARHAGEWTGTYTLIDTSGKILDHHQSHLSCQLPEDGPYPYYQVNRYTWADGKEEVHNFPGTYQDKILWFDSDRIQGKAWEIDDSTVILWFSYKTAPGMYLYEMIQISPDNNHRARTWHWFKNDQIYQRTLIQEERLK from the coding sequence ATGTCCATCCGCGAAGAAATGCCCGTACTTGCCCGCCATGCAGGTGAATGGACGGGTACATATACATTAATTGATACTTCAGGGAAAATCCTCGACCACCATCAATCGCACTTAAGTTGCCAACTTCCCGAAGATGGCCCCTATCCCTACTACCAAGTGAATCGCTATACTTGGGCTGATGGAAAAGAAGAAGTGCATAATTTTCCAGGGACATATCAAGATAAGATACTGTGGTTTGATAGCGATCGCATTCAAGGTAAAGCTTGGGAAATAGATGACTCTACGGTTATCCTGTGGTTTTCCTATAAGACAGCCCCAGGAATGTATTTGTATGAAATGATTCAAATCAGCCCTGATAATAACCATCGTGCTAGAACTTGGCACTGGTTTAAAAATGATCAAATATATCAACGTACTCTGATTCAAGAAGAACGGCTAAAATAA
- a CDS encoding ROK family protein, translating to MTSAVVVWCEELNVGNSQVIGIDLGGTAIKLGRFSKDGTCSQSLTVATPQPATPEAVFLVMVDAIAQIDPDNETIAIGVGTPGPADAQGRIAQIAINLPQWENVPLADWLEAKTNKPTVIENDANCAGIAEAWLGAGRHCQNFIMLTLGTGVGGAIFLDGKLFVGHRGAAGELGLITLQPDGPMCKSGNPGSLEQYTSIKAIRRLTGKEPAELGMLAQAGDPEALQFWQEYGQNLGIGLTSLIYVLTPQAIVLGGGVSASCEFFLPTLKAEIEKRVMSTSRAGLQILPAELGNSAGMVGAARLAWEKFGNW from the coding sequence ATGACTTCTGCTGTGGTGGTTTGGTGTGAGGAATTGAATGTGGGGAATTCTCAAGTAATTGGCATTGACTTGGGGGGAACAGCAATTAAATTGGGGCGATTTAGCAAAGATGGGACTTGTTCACAATCTTTGACTGTGGCGACTCCCCAACCAGCAACCCCGGAAGCGGTTTTTCTGGTCATGGTGGATGCGATCGCGCAAATTGACCCAGATAATGAAACTATAGCTATTGGTGTGGGTACTCCTGGCCCGGCTGATGCTCAAGGACGCATTGCTCAAATTGCTATTAACTTACCGCAATGGGAAAATGTACCTTTGGCGGATTGGTTAGAAGCGAAAACTAACAAGCCGACAGTAATTGAAAATGATGCCAACTGTGCGGGAATCGCTGAGGCTTGGTTAGGAGCCGGTCGCCACTGCCAAAACTTTATCATGTTAACTTTGGGGACTGGTGTTGGTGGCGCAATTTTTTTAGATGGCAAATTATTTGTCGGACATCGTGGCGCAGCTGGTGAACTGGGACTAATTACACTCCAACCCGATGGCCCTATGTGTAAAAGCGGCAACCCTGGTTCTTTAGAGCAGTACACTTCCATTAAAGCTATTCGTCGCCTGACTGGTAAAGAACCTGCGGAATTAGGTATGCTAGCTCAAGCTGGAGATCCAGAAGCCTTACAATTTTGGCAAGAATACGGACAAAATTTAGGTATAGGTTTAACGAGTTTAATTTATGTTCTCACACCACAGGCGATCGTGCTTGGCGGTGGTGTAAGTGCCAGCTGTGAATTTTTCTTACCAACTCTCAAAGCCGAAATCGAAAAGCGAGTTATGTCCACATCTCGCGCAGGGTTACAAATCTTGCCAGCAGAGTTAGGTAACTCAGCCGGAATGGTAGGCGCAGCAAGATTAGCTTGGGAAAAGTTTGGTAATTGGTAA
- a CDS encoding DUF4437 domain-containing protein: protein MENQSKSASEDLLNIPCVKEDWGGDGRGRMNLSGRRTAISPEYLPRQYQFFDTNKVPEEQNWQIPGMPNNVVAGSRRLLTWHDCGASTSKVILPTQFQAPSGIFTADLELFVLKGKIKIGEWQLTKHCYSFIPAGVKLGEWQVLGDEEVEILWMEDGAANYRNLQDNHPEAKLNEFIPVLDSKLLPWGKTDTVQFEVAKKKYLRKDANGGGVWLLAILPHYDGQQQMIQAYNEEGYCLAGYCDVGKYRFLKNHCWYCPSFSTLPRHISDDGGLFFVRVDRDLSKLSTVLSYANGN from the coding sequence ATGGAAAATCAATCTAAGTCGGCTAGTGAAGACCTTTTAAATATACCTTGTGTTAAAGAAGATTGGGGTGGAGATGGTAGAGGACGCATGAATTTATCAGGAAGACGTACCGCCATTTCTCCAGAATATTTACCTCGTCAATACCAATTCTTTGACACAAATAAAGTCCCAGAAGAACAGAATTGGCAAATACCTGGAATGCCAAATAATGTAGTAGCTGGAAGTCGTAGACTATTAACTTGGCACGATTGCGGTGCTTCCACATCAAAAGTTATTTTACCAACACAATTTCAAGCCCCATCAGGCATATTTACAGCAGATTTAGAGCTTTTTGTCCTCAAAGGTAAAATTAAAATCGGTGAATGGCAACTTACTAAACATTGCTATTCTTTTATTCCCGCCGGAGTCAAATTAGGTGAATGGCAAGTTTTAGGCGATGAAGAAGTAGAAATTCTCTGGATGGAAGACGGCGCAGCTAATTATAGAAATCTACAAGATAATCATCCAGAAGCAAAATTAAACGAATTTATCCCAGTATTAGATAGTAAATTGCTGCCCTGGGGGAAAACAGATACAGTGCAATTTGAAGTAGCAAAAAAGAAGTATTTAAGAAAAGATGCTAACGGCGGTGGAGTATGGTTACTTGCCATCTTACCTCATTATGATGGTCAGCAGCAAATGATTCAAGCATACAATGAGGAAGGTTATTGTCTAGCTGGGTATTGTGATGTAGGAAAATACCGCTTCTTAAAAAATCATTGTTGGTATTGTCCCAGTTTTAGTACTCTTCCCCGACACATATCAGATGATGGCGGTTTATTTTTTGTCAGAGTTGACAGAGACTTATCAAAATTAAGTACAGTTTTATCTTACGCAAATGGAAATTAA
- a CDS encoding nuclear transport factor 2 family protein yields the protein MEQNSENTLKVAHQGFEFFTQGLATGEWQKFLDMLTEDFTFWFPMGKFHGLNVGKERAKEFFTYVSESFHPGIQLSSLDHVTSNETTVVFEFRDEGLLLGKPYKNRVAVSFDVRGDKICSYREYFGSDGKSN from the coding sequence ATGGAACAAAACTCAGAGAACACTTTAAAAGTCGCTCATCAAGGATTTGAATTTTTTACTCAAGGTCTAGCAACGGGAGAATGGCAAAAATTTCTCGATATGCTAACCGAAGATTTTACCTTTTGGTTTCCAATGGGGAAATTTCATGGCTTGAATGTAGGGAAAGAAAGAGCCAAAGAATTTTTTACGTATGTTTCTGAGTCTTTTCATCCTGGAATACAACTATCATCCCTAGACCATGTCACCAGTAATGAAACAACAGTAGTCTTTGAGTTTCGGGATGAAGGGCTATTATTAGGAAAACCTTATAAAAATCGCGTAGCAGTTTCTTTTGATGTACGTGGCGACAAAATTTGTAGCTATCGAGAATATTTTGGTAGTGATGGTAAATCTAATTAA